GTTGCTTTgttatcaagaaaaataaatgttgcAATCCTGGTATAATAGAGGTGCAACTGAAGCTAAGAGACATTGTGAATTATCCTATTGTACAAGCAAAGCATATAAAGAGAAGACAAAGAAGTTGAGAACCAGCTGCGTAATCAAGGTATTTTTAAGCTTGTAGAAAGAGAAAGTTTGGAGCTTACTTCTGGGGAGGGAAAATAAGAAATACCAATGGGTTCACAAAGTATAAGGTTCTCTTGTTCTGAAACTTATACATCATTGTTATTTGTGTTTCATAACTGTGCCTCTAAATTAGTGTTTATATCTCTTGATACATACTATAGTGCTTGAATCTATCTGAAATGGAAAATGAGTGGGTGATCAAGGTAAACGATGAGCTGATGCACGTGGAGGATCTGACAACGGTGGAGGCAGAGCACTGGAAGAAGCGGTCCATATATAGAGTACCTGTTGGTGTTGCAGATGTGAGCAAGAAAGCTTACAAACCTCAGGTAGTTTCTTTTGGTCCTTACCATCATGGCACAGATCATCTCAAGACTATGGAAGTTCATAAGCACCGAGCTCTTCTTCATTTCCTCAAGCGATCTGGAAAATCATTAACATGTTATATTGACTCCTTACAACAAGTGGCTCAAGATTTGAAAGATGCATATGCCTTGCTGGATCCTGTATGGCAAAATGATACCAATGCTTTCTTGCGGTTGATGATTCTTGATGGCTGTTTCATGCTGGAGGTCTTGAGAACAGCTGCTGCTGATAGTCTACTTATAGATCAATCTCAGCATCCTCAACAGTACGACTATGCTCCTAATGATCCGATTTTCAGCAATCATGGAAAGCTCCATCTCATGCCTTATCTCAAACGCGATATGTTGATGCTTGAAAATCAGTTGCCTATGCTCCTTTTGGAAAGATTACTTGCCATTGAAAATCAAGAGGAAAAGGTCTTTCTCTCCCTCGTTTAAACACATGCTCACATCTCGTTTACGTgacactttttatttatttaactactTCAACTTTGATCAGTGACCTTTTTTGATCTGATTCCCCTTACAGATTGAAGGGTTACTCGATGGCATTCAGCAGGAAGATGAGCAATGCATTAATAAGCTCATACTGGACTTCTGCAATCCTCATAGCCGCGCTAAAGGACTTGGGAAATGTTTACATGTATTGGATGTGTACAGAAAGAGCATACTTTGGGAAGATCCTACGTTGGGCAAGACTCGTCCAAGGAAAGCACCCAAAGTTAGCAACCAGAGTAGTGGCGATGAGATAATCCGTTCTGCTATGGAGCTTCATGAAGCAGGCATTGTGTTCAGGATGAGTAAAACTAGAAGCCTCAAGGACATATCCTTCCATGGTGGTATACTTAAGCTTCCTCTGATCGTGGTGGACGATGCAACAGAGTCAATGTTCTTGAACCTAATAGCTTTCGAGAGATTGCATGTAGGTGCAGGAAATGAAGTAACCTCATACATCTTCTTCATGGATAATATTATTGACAATGCCAAAGATGTTAGCTTGTTACACTCTAATGGCATCATCCAGAATGCAATTGGCAGCGATCAAGCTGTGGCTAAGCTATTCAATTCACTATCGAAGGACATTACGTTGGATCCAGATAGCAGCCTTGATCTAGTACACAAACTGGTAAGTGACTATTGCAAACTGCGATGGAATGAATGGAGAGCCAATCTTATTCACACCTACTTCAGAAGTCCCTGGGCCATTTTGTCTGTCATTGCTGCTATCTTTCTTTTCGCCCTCACCATTGTTCAGACGATATACAGCATCTATCCTTACTATTATCCACCACGTTCCTAACGACAATATCCTCACATTGAAGTACAAAGACTTCACTTTTCTCTATTGGAGAAAGACGACGACTGTTACCAAATTTTGAAGTGAACTAATCTGGTGCATCTTATTTCTAATTCACTTTGATTCCTCAAGTCCATATGTTAGTTATCACAAAAGTAAAGTGgtgtttatgtgatgaatgtaaTACTTGATATCCTACTCTATATGTGGTTTCAGTGAGAAATGAACACGTCCCGTGTAATCCAAGTGGAGTCTGGGAAGGATGATGTGTACGTAGATCCTACCTTACCTAGTGAATtgtacataggtgatttctaaaagACCTTCGGCTCAAGTAAAGCATATTTCAGTAAGAAATGCCTTTGCATGTGAACAATACTTACAAAGCCTATTGACAATGTCTATACTTGCTCTTTTTTGGACATTATCAAGATTCTGTTTTTATGCCTTACTTGTGAATACATCTACAAGTGTTTACATCATGTAGAGATAATAGGTCATCCATTTTTTCAAAGTAATGAAACTCTCTCTAAAAGAATTTTCATAAATGTTTGCGAGTTATTGCATGTCATGGTGTTTACCCTATTCACACTCAAAGAATAACGGCAAGGgttcataaaaaaagaattttcataAATACATTTCTAGTAACTTAATAAGAGTTGCTATGTGAATTCTCATACATATATGGAATAGATTAAAGATGATCAAACTATTTATGAATGTGACCACAATTAACATCACTATGATCGGGCAATTAAACACAGGTCAGAAGTGAGTTACTAGCCGTCTAACCAATCTGCTAAACGATCGATCGAGCTCTCATTGCATGCAATTATGTGATGACAAACCTTTTGTTCTAATTTAGTGCTCTTCGAACCATGCCAGATGTGATATTTGAATTTAGTGCTGTTCGAATCGCGCGAAAAGGAaacttatttgattttatttattttggattttttctcaaagaaataagtaataaatcttatacaatataattaaggatttcatcaagaagaaatagaaaatttagTATTAAAGAAACATGATCCAATACATATAGCTTTTTATCACAATGAGGATACCAAGAATCTAGCTAGTCTAGATTGGAATCCTTTAAAGTACTTTATTATCACCTTATGATCAATTATATATTGCTATgctaacatttaaaaaaaaaaaaaaattaaaaggggtGATAAGATGCTAGCATAAAAATATGCTAGTATTTTCTTACTAGAAAAggatcaaaaagaaaaaaaaaagtaaaacatttCAATTTCTTAGAAAAGGTAATAAAAATTGACTAATAAACAAGTGAGATCAATATATTTTCCTCTACGTGCTCTATCTGATCATGATAACGAAAGAGaactctatatactaaaaaagaaatttgcTTTATTCCTAAAATGAAATATAGAAAGTGGTACGATATGAGGCTCGAGAGATCTCGAGTATAATATGTgctacttataaaaaaaaactctactCACATCTTAATACATAGTTGAAGAATGACGCGATCAAAAAAGTTATCCctgaataaaatatcaaaaaatcttTTCTTTCGTTTTCATTACAAACAAATAAAGAAttgtaataaaattaatgaCAAGACATTTTTTACCTTATGAAGTCTCTAAGTGAAGCAACATTAGTCATTAAGTCCAAATTAATTGCTCTAATTAGAGAATGCTTATCTccatatttaaaacttttagtaGAATTctttatacattaattaaagCCAAAAGCATGatgaatttttcatgaaattttgatATTCGAATAATTTgagaacattttttttttgcctaCCATTGTCATGGAATTTTATTTGGagataaaagaaagaatattgGTGAACAAAATGATTCTTTTAAAGTGGAGGGTGCTCAAAAGAAGGAACATATTCCTTTTATCACTTCTTgtgtatgttatttttataaaataatatatatccaaTTTGATTCTTCTAAGTTCTTAAAATAGCCTTATATTTTCAACTAGTGTAACATATTATGACCTATTTCATGCTAggagtatattaatatattatcacTTAAAGTATGTGGTCTTTAATTAAtgagtgtaattttttttttttagttgtgttttctttttgaGAGGAGTTGTGGAATGCGTTAGAAGTCGGTCGTTATAGCTTTGTTATTTAACGTAATAAATGAGTGATTTTGGATTGGTAGAatgaattgaattaataaatgaattgtcggatatttttaattgaagaaTTAGTTGAATTAACGTATGACGTAGTTAggacttttcaaattttatttgatcaGAGAGAATCAAGATGAATTCGACaactcatataaaaa
This DNA window, taken from Solanum lycopersicum chromosome 5, SLM_r2.1, encodes the following:
- the LOC101254694 gene encoding UPF0481 protein At3g47200-like isoform X1, producing MLQSWYNRGATEAKRHCELSYCTSKAYKEKTKKLRTSCVIKCLNLSEMENEWVIKVNDELMHVEDLTTVEAEHWKKRSIYRVPVGVADVSKKAYKPQVVSFGPYHHGTDHLKTMEVHKHRALLHFLKRSGKSLTCYIDSLQQVAQDLKDAYALLDPVWQNDTNAFLRLMILDGCFMLEVLRTAAADSLLIDQSQHPQQYDYAPNDPIFSNHGKLHLMPYLKRDMLMLENQLPMLLLERLLAIENQEEKIEGLLDGIQQEDEQCINKLILDFCNPHSRAKGLGKCLHVLDVYRKSILWEDPTLGKTRPRKAPKVSNQSSGDEIIRSAMELHEAGIVFRMSKTRSLKDISFHGGILKLPLIVVDDATESMFLNLIAFERLHVGAGNEVTSYIFFMDNIIDNAKDVSLLHSNGIIQNAIGSDQAVAKLFNSLSKDITLDPDSSLDLVHKLVSDYCKLRWNEWRANLIHTYFRSPWAILSVIAAIFLFALTIVQTIYSIYPYYYPPRS
- the LOC101254694 gene encoding UPF0481 protein At3g47200-like isoform X2, which gives rise to MENEWVIKVNDELMHVEDLTTVEAEHWKKRSIYRVPVGVADVSKKAYKPQVVSFGPYHHGTDHLKTMEVHKHRALLHFLKRSGKSLTCYIDSLQQVAQDLKDAYALLDPVWQNDTNAFLRLMILDGCFMLEVLRTAAADSLLIDQSQHPQQYDYAPNDPIFSNHGKLHLMPYLKRDMLMLENQLPMLLLERLLAIENQEEKIEGLLDGIQQEDEQCINKLILDFCNPHSRAKGLGKCLHVLDVYRKSILWEDPTLGKTRPRKAPKVSNQSSGDEIIRSAMELHEAGIVFRMSKTRSLKDISFHGGILKLPLIVVDDATESMFLNLIAFERLHVGAGNEVTSYIFFMDNIIDNAKDVSLLHSNGIIQNAIGSDQAVAKLFNSLSKDITLDPDSSLDLVHKLVSDYCKLRWNEWRANLIHTYFRSPWAILSVIAAIFLFALTIVQTIYSIYPYYYPPRS